The Cynocephalus volans isolate mCynVol1 chromosome 2, mCynVol1.pri, whole genome shotgun sequence genome window below encodes:
- the NAIP gene encoding baculoviral IAP repeat-containing protein 1: MATQGKASDERISQFDYALLPELSALLSLDAVQFAKQIEEDEQKEREKMQKGFNSQMRSEAKRLKTFVTYKPYSSWTPQEMAAAGFYFTGVKSGIQCFCCSLILFGTSLRRLPIEDHKKLHPDCEFLLNKDVGNIAKYDIRVKNPEDKLRADKVRYQEEEARLESFQNWPFYAQGISPQALSAAGFVFTGKRDTVQCFSCGGCLGNWEEGDDPWKEHAKWFPKCEFLQSKKSSEEIAQYIQSYEGFVDVTGEHFVNSWVKRELPMASAYCNDSVFAHEELRLDSFKNWPHDSPVGVTALAKAGLFYTGVKDIVQCFSCGGCLEKMKEGDDPLEDHTKYFPNCQFLQNMKSSAEVIPDLQNHGELSELRESTSESNLEDSVAVSSIVPEMAKGEAQWFQEAKSLSEQLRAAYTSASFRHMSLLEISSSLATDHLLGCDLSITSKHNSNPVQEPLVLPEVFASLNSVMCVEGEAGSGKTVLLKKIAFLWASGCCPLLNRFRLVFYLSLSSTTLDQGLANIICDQLLEMRRSVTEMCLRNIIQQLKNQVLFLLDDYKEMCSIPQVIEKLIQKNHSSRNCLLIAVRTNRARDIRRYLDTILEIKAFPFYNTIYILRKLFSHNMTRLQSFMIHFGKNENLQGIQKTPLFVAAVCANWFQNPFDQPFDDVAVFKSYMECLFIRHKATAELLKATVSSCGELALKGLFSSCFEFSADDLTKTGADEDEDLTMCLMSKFTAQRLRPVYRFLHPAFQEFLAGMRLIELLDSDRQEDQDLGLYYLKQINSSLMAVSLYDNFLNYVSIHPSTKAVPKIVSHLLHLVDNKDSLENVSENDYPKHHPEISLKMQVFRGLWQISPEAYFSFISEHLLALALKIAYQSNTVSACSPFILQFLQGRTLTLDVLKLQYFFDHPESLLLLTSIQIFIKGKRSSPRPDFSVLETCIDKSQAPTIDQDYASAFEPMYEWEQNLAEKEDSINSFLNIQQRAPPDISTGYWKLSPKQYKIPLLEVHVANTDAIDQEMLRVLMAAFSASQHIELHLKYSRGFFESIRPAVELCKASVTKCSIDKCELSAAEQELLLTLPSLESLEVSRIIQLQDQIFPNLDKFLCLKELSLNLDDTLNVFSVIPEEFPDLHHMEKLSIQTSAEYDLSKLVKLIQNSPNLQVFHLKCNFISDFESLMTVLASCKKLKEINFSGAFFKAIPFVIILPNFTSLKTLNLAQQQFPDKETSEKFAYTLGSLNNLEELILPMGDGIYQVAKVIIQQCQQLQCLRVLSFCQTLNDDSVMEIAKVAINGGFQKLENLNLSINHKITEEGYRNFFQVLDNMPNLQELTISRHFTNCIKAQATTVKSLSQCVSRLPRLTKLNMLSWLLDAEDIKLLNVMKERHPQSKHLTIFWKWILPFSPIIQK; the protein is encoded by the exons ATGGCCACCCAAGGGAAGGCCTCTGATGAGAGGATTTCCCAGTTTGATTATGCTTTGCTCCCAGAGCTGTCTGCTCTTCTGAGCCTAGATGCGGTTCAATTTGCAAAGCAAATAGAAGAAGATGAGCAGAAAGAACGAGAAAAAATGCAGAAAGGCTTTAACTCACAAATGCGCAGTGAAGCGAAAAGGTTGAAGACTTTTGTGACCTATAAGCCGTATAGCTCGTGGACACCGCAGGAGATGGCAGCAGCTGGGTTTTATTTCACTGGGGTGAAATCTGGGATTCAGTGCTTCTGCTGCAGCTTAATTCTCTTTGGTACCAGCCTCAGGAGACTCCCCATCGAAGACCACAAGAAGTTACATCCCGATTGCGAGTTCCTTTTGAACAAAGATGTTGGTAACATTGCCAAGTATGATATAAGGGTAAAGAACCCAGAGGACAAGCTGAGAGCGGACAAAGTAAGGTACCAAGAAGAGGAGGCCAGACTTGAATCCTTCCAGAACTGGCCATTTTATGCCCAAGGGATATCCCCACAGGCACTCTCAGCTGCTGGTTTTGTCTTTACAG GTAAAAGGGACACTGTGCAGTGTTTTTCCTGTGGCGGATGTTTGGGAAATTGGGAAGAAGGAGATGATCCTTGGAAGGAGCATGCCAAGTGGTTCCCGAA atgtGAATTTCTTCAAAGTAAAAAATCCTCAGAGGAAATTGCCCAGTATATTCAAAGCTACGAGGGATTTGTTGACGTGACG ggAGAACATTTTGTGAATTCCTGGGTCAAGAGAGAATTACCTATGGCGTCAG CTTATTGCAATGACAGCGTCTTTGCTCATGAAGAACTACGGCTGGACTCTTTTAAGAACTGGCCCCATGACTCACCTGTGGGAGTTACAGCTCTGGCCAAAGCAGGACTTTTCTACACAG GTGTAAAGGACATCGTCCAGTGTTTTTCCTGTGGAGGATGTTTGGAGAAGATGAAGGAAGGTGATGACCCATTAGAAGATCACACCAAATATTTTCCCAA TTGTCAATTTCTCCAAAATATGAAGTCCTCTGCAGAAGTGATTCCAGATCTTCAGAACCATGGTGAACTTTCTGAATTAAGG gaaagcacaagtgaaagcaatcttgaagaTTCAGTAGCAGTTAGTTCTATAGTGCCAG AGATGGCAAAGGGTGAAGCCCAATGGTTTCAAGAGGCAAAGAGTCTGAGTGAGCAACTGAGAGCAGCCTACACCAGTGCCAGTTTCCGCCACATGTCCTTGCTTGAGATCTCTTCCAGTCTAGCCACTGACCACCTGCTGGGCTGTGACCTCTCCATCACTTCAAAGCACAACAGCAACCCCGTGCAAGAGCCCCTGGTGTTGCCTGAGGTCTTTGCCAGCTTGAACTCTGTCATGTGTGTGGAGGGTGAAGCTGGTAGTGGAAAGACAGTTCTCCTGAAGAAAATAGCTTTTCTGTGGGCATCAGGATGCTGTCCCTTGTTAAACAGGTTCCGGCTGGTCTTCTACCTCTCCCTTAGTTCTACCACACTGGACCAGGGACTGGCCAACATCATCTGTGACCAACTCCTAGAGATGAGACGATCTGTTACTGAAATGTGCCTGAGGAATATCATCCAGCAGTTGAAGAATCAGGTGTTATTCCTTTTGGATGACTACAAAGAAATGTGCTCAATCCCCCAAGTCATAGAAAAACTGATTCAAAAAAACCACTCATCACGGAACTGCTTATTGATTGCCGTCCGTACAAACCGGGCCAGGGACATCCGCCGATACCTAGATACAATTCTAGAGATCAAAGCGTTTCCCTTCTACAATACTATCTATATATTACGGAAACTCTTTTCACATAATATGACCCGTCTGCAAAGCTTTATGATTCACTTTGGAAAGAACGAAAATTTGCAGGGAATTCAGAAAACCCCCCTCTTTGTGGCAGCAGTCTGTGCTAATTGGTTTCAGAATCCTTTTGACCAGCCCTTTGATGATGTGGCTGTTTTCAAGTCCTATATGGAATGCCTTTTCATAAGGCACAAAGCTACAGCTGAACTTCTCAAAGCAACTGTGTCCTCCTGTGGTGAGCTCGCCTTGAAAGGGCTTTTTTCATCTTGCTTTGAGTTTAGTGCTGATGACCTCACAAAAACAGGGGCTGATGAAGATGAAGATCTAACCATGTGCTTGATGAGCAAATTCACAGCCCAGAGACTGAGACCAGTCTATCGGTTTTTACATCCTGCATTCCAAGAATTTCTTGCTGGGATGAGGCTGATTGAACTCCTGGATTCAGATAGGCAGGAAGATCAAGATTTGGGACTTTATTATTTGAAACAAATTAACTCATCCTTAATGGCTGTAAGTCTCTATGACAATTTTTTGAACTATGTCTCCATCCACCCTTCAACAAAGGCAGTGCCAAAAATTGTGTCTCATTTACTTCATTTGGTGGATAATAAAGACTCATTGGAGAATGTATCTGAAAATGACTATCCGAAGCACCATCCAGAAATTTCACTGAAGATGCAAGTATTCAGGGGACTTTGGCAAATATCTCCAGAAgcttacttttcatttatttcagaacATTTACTGGCCCTTGCCCTAAAAATTGCCTATCAAAGCAACACTGTTTCTGCATGTTCTCCATTTATTTTGCAATTCCTTCAGGGAAGAACACTGACTTTGGATGTACTTAAGTTACAGTACTTTTTTGACCACCCAGAAAGCCTGTTATTGTTGACCAGCATCCAGATCTtcataaaaggaaagagaagttcACCCAGGCCAGACTTCTCAGTCCTGGAAACATGTATTGACAAATCACAGGCACCAACTATAGATCAGGACTATGCTTCTGCTTTTGAACCTATGTATGAATGGGAGCAAAATTTAGCTGAAAAAGAGGATAGCATAAACAGCTTCCTGAATATCCAACAGAGGGCACCACCAGACATCAGTACTGGCTACTGGAAACTTTCTCCAAAGCAGTACAAGATTCCCCTTCTGGAAGTCCATGTGGCTAATACTGATGCTATAGACCAGGAGATGCTCCGAGTTCTAATGGCAGCTTTCTCAGCTTCACAGCATATCGAACTCCATTTAAAGTACAGCAGGGGCTTTTTTGAAAGCATCCGCCCAGCTGTTGAGCTGTGTAAGGCCTCGGTCACCAAGTGCTCCATAGACAAATGTGAGCTCAGTGCAGCAGAACAAGAATTGCTTCTCACCCTGCCTTCCCTGGAATCTCTTGAAGTCTCAAGGATAATCCAGTTACAAG ACCAAATCTTTCCTAATTTGGACAAGTTCCTGTGCCTGAAAGAACTGTCTCTGAATCTGGATGATACACTAAATGTTTTTTCAGTCATTCCTGAAGAATTTCCAGACCTCCACCATATGGAGAAATTATCGATCCAAACTTCAGCTGAGTATGATCTTTCCAAACTAG TCAAATTGATTCAGAACTCTCCTAACCTTCAAGTTTTCCACctaaaatgtaatttcatttcGGATTTTGAGTCTCTCATGACTGTACTTGCTTCCtgcaagaaactcaaagaaattaatttttctggaGCATTTTTTAAAGCCATCCCATTCG TCATCATTTTGCCTAATTTTACTTCTCTGAAGACACTAAATCTTGCACAACAACAGTTTCCTGATAAGGAAACATCTGAAAAATTTG CCTACACATTAGGTTCTCTTAATAACCTGGAAGAACTGATCCTTCCTATGGGGGACGGGATTTATCAAGTGGCCAAAGTGATCATCCAGCAGTGTCAGCAGCTTCAATGTCTCCGAGTCCTCTCATTTTGCCAGACTTTGAATGATGACAGCGTGATGGAAATCG